From the genome of Streptomyces sp. NBC_01260, one region includes:
- a CDS encoding SDR family NAD(P)-dependent oxidoreductase, which yields MSMRLEGLTALVTGATSNIGRAIAEAFAAEGAHVAVSGRNAERGKEVVDGIRVCGGRADFVQADLDGSAAASQALAQEAAQILGGRIDVLVNNAGIYPSNTTATTDEKTFDQVYAVNVKAPFFLTAAIAPAMVEAGGGVIINLGSWIARLGIPSALYSSTKGAMETLTRAWAAEFGPQGIRVNAISPGVVQTSAPGEAHPGEIMMKGTPYGRMGTPDAIANAAVYLACAESSFVHGIVLDVDGGRTTTAVIAG from the coding sequence ATGTCTATGCGGCTTGAGGGCCTGACCGCCCTGGTGACCGGAGCGACCAGCAACATCGGGCGTGCGATCGCGGAGGCTTTTGCCGCCGAGGGCGCGCACGTCGCCGTCTCGGGCCGCAACGCCGAGCGTGGCAAGGAGGTCGTCGACGGGATCCGCGTATGCGGCGGCCGCGCCGACTTCGTGCAGGCTGACCTGGACGGAAGTGCCGCCGCTTCGCAGGCGCTGGCCCAGGAGGCTGCGCAGATCCTCGGCGGCCGTATCGACGTCCTGGTCAACAACGCCGGCATCTACCCCAGCAACACCACGGCGACCACCGACGAGAAGACCTTCGACCAGGTCTACGCGGTCAACGTGAAGGCCCCGTTCTTCCTGACCGCCGCCATCGCACCCGCCATGGTGGAGGCCGGCGGCGGGGTGATCATCAACCTGGGCTCCTGGATCGCGCGATTGGGCATTCCCAGCGCCCTCTACAGCTCCACCAAGGGGGCCATGGAGACCCTGACCCGGGCCTGGGCAGCGGAGTTCGGGCCGCAGGGCATTCGCGTCAACGCGATCTCTCCGGGCGTGGTGCAGACGTCCGCACCCGGAGAGGCTCACCCCGGCGAGATCATGATGAAGGGCACCCCCTACGGACGGATGGGCACCCCCGATGCCATCGCGAACGCCGCCGTGTATCTGGCCTGCGCCGAGTCCTCGTTCGTCCACGGCATCGTGCTCGACGTCGACGGCGGCCGCACCACCACCGCCGTCATCGCCGGCTGA
- a CDS encoding TetR/AcrR family transcriptional regulator, whose translation MPGELTAKGKATRSRIVEGAAAMLREKGVAATTLDDIMARTGTSKSQLFHYFPAGKDELLLAVARFEADQVLEDQQPYLGRLDSWEAWERWRDVLIERYEEQGEQCPLGSLFLQIGRSTPGARAIVIELMRRWQESLVVGIRALQAAGLLPAELDVDVRAAALLAAIQGGVSILLTTGRSTHLRAALDQGIADLRRAGCAVA comes from the coding sequence ATGCCAGGGGAGCTGACGGCGAAGGGTAAGGCGACGCGGAGCCGGATCGTCGAGGGGGCCGCGGCGATGCTGCGGGAGAAAGGCGTCGCCGCGACGACGCTGGACGACATCATGGCGCGGACCGGCACCAGTAAGAGCCAGTTGTTCCACTACTTCCCGGCCGGCAAGGACGAACTGCTCCTCGCGGTGGCCCGGTTCGAGGCGGATCAGGTCTTGGAGGACCAGCAGCCGTATCTGGGCCGCCTCGACTCGTGGGAGGCCTGGGAGCGGTGGCGGGACGTGCTGATCGAGCGCTACGAAGAGCAGGGGGAACAGTGTCCGCTCGGGTCGCTGTTCCTTCAGATCGGGCGTTCGACTCCCGGGGCGCGGGCGATCGTGATCGAGTTGATGCGCCGCTGGCAGGAGAGCCTGGTGGTGGGCATCCGGGCGCTGCAGGCGGCTGGCTTGCTTCCCGCCGAGCTCGATGTCGACGTGCGGGCCGCGGCGCTGTTGGCCGCGATCCAGGGCGGCGTGTCGATTCTGCTGACGACGGGTCGGTCCACGCATTTGCGCGCCGCTCTCGATCAAGGGATCGCAGACCTGCGCCGGGCTGGTTGCGCCGTGGCGTGA